DNA from Zonotrichia leucophrys gambelii isolate GWCS_2022_RI chromosome 5, RI_Zleu_2.0, whole genome shotgun sequence:
tttttgtttgttcaaGAATATTGTATCAGGATCTGCAGCTGGCAATAGATCAGAAAATATTGGAAGGCGTCTTGCAAGTCAGCAAGGTTTGGAAGGCAGAACGGAATGTGCAAGAAGAGACGTACTCTTCAGCCCGTATGTCAATGAAAAATTCCCTAAGAAAGGTGATTGCCTAACCAAATATATTAGATGGGGAAAACTATTTTTACTTTGCAAAAGCAACTTTATGGATAAAAGTATAAAAGCAATTGGATTAAAAGTATGCTTCTAGCTAAGTCAGAAGTGACTTACATGTTAATGGCTTCTTGGGAAAAATAATTGATTTAGAACAAGCTGTGTTTCTAATGTATCTTAGTACCTCTCTTAGTTAAACAAGAGGAGATGCGCTATTTCACTTAATAATATAacctttttttacatttctgaagTTTAAGGGCATAATAGCATCTTTAAATTCAATGCTGCTttgataattatttttcagtaagaATTTTGTCTATGGTTattaaaatcacaataaatTATTCCTAAATGCTGTATATATTTTAAGGTTCAAGGAATGTAAGCAAGTCAGAAGAAAACTTGCTAACTCCAAAATGTCACAATAAAGTAGTTCACCGAATGTCATGGAACAGTCCTGCTCTTACGGATTCTCAGGTGATCAGCAAGAATGAGCAAATTCTGCCTGGACACTCTGAAATGGGAGCCAGCTCTTCAGAATCTGTTTTGATATTTGGAAAGCCACCAGTTATTCCAGATGAATTCAAATCTGCAACTGTAAGCAAAGAAGACAACAACTTGGAACTTGTGCTGTGTGAAGATGAAAGTAATTCAACTGCAGAAACATTACTGAAAGTTAAGCAAGCCTTCTCTGCATCTGGGAGTATTCTTCACAATTTGATAGGTGATAAGAAATCATCCCTCTCAGTTGTAGCAAGTGAAATATTAAATGAAAGTCCATGTCCCTCAGGGCTCAGTTCTGCAGAAGAATTGTTAGTGGAagaaatttctgaaaatctAGCAAATGTAAAATCCAGAGAGCTGTTGCACCCATTTAATCCATCTTCTGCTGCTGATAAacatcaattaaaaaaagaggaaattgaCATTTTGGAGAAAAGAAACTTCAAAACTTCTACTGAGGTTGAACTTCAGGTCCCGAAACCAGATAAAGTAAAAGAACTTCCTATGCCTCAAGTACTAGCCAAGGAAGATAAGTTTACTGTTGAGAACAGTTCAACAAAAGATGACTTACACAAATCAGATTTCtctggaagaaaagaggaaatagaATTAATTCACTCAGAAACAGCTGAAATCTGTATGGTGAAGTGCTGTAATTTGGAAGAGGGTACTGCTAAACCTTCTTTGGCAGGACAGCTGCCTACTTCACAGTTGCCTAAATCACAAAATGAAATGAGCAACCAATACTTGAAAGCTGAAAATTCGGGTAAAGTTTTAACTAAAACATCAACTGTTTCTGACCATGGGAAGGTTTCTGACCACATACAGTGGTTCAACCAGCTTTCATTACATGATAGAAGTTCTGCAAGCAAAACAAATCCGCCCCTGAAGTTTCAACGTACTCCAGTTAGACAGTCTGTAAGAAGAATTAATTCCCTTTTGGAGGCTAACAGACAATCTGTAAGCTCTCACACGGTTAAATCAAATGGTGTTGGTTCACCACTTGTTAAATCTTTGAGCTATGATTCTGCCTTATTCCCCTGCACAGAAAAGCCCTCAAAGAATTCCATGCTTTTGCCTCGCAGGAGTGAAAGCACACGTGGCCAAGTTTCTGTAGCTTGTAAGCAGCTAGACTTAGCATCTAAATCATGTTACAAGCCGTTAAATCCATCAGACAAGGCTGATGCTTCTCTCAGAACTGTTGGAATCCATGAACAAAAAGCAACTGTTCATCCATCAAAGTCTGTTCTAGAAGATCTAACCAATCATGAAATGGTTAAATCCACTTTGCAAGTTAATGCAAATGTAAGTGTTCCAGGTGCTGGCCCGGGAAAATCTGTGATTGCAAGAAGTGCTTCAGGAAAAGAGAGAGTTCGTTACAGAGGCTCTCCAAAGAATCCAATATCAGATGTAAAACTGCTACCAACTGCAAAGCCAGTAGACTTATAAGATCAAATGTGATGGCTAAATGGATTCTTTGTAACTTGGTTAACCTTTGGAAAAATCTAAATCTGTATGTTATTTTCCTAGttctttttatttgtaatatttcatttgttttaaatgaatGAGTTGTGAAGATGTACAAATAGCAACTTGTTTCATGTTGAGGTTTTCTTCATTTACTGAAAATTCTGTAAATGCTAGTCAGTTCAACTAAATGAATTTGatttataagaaaaataatctgttaaTCTGtaaataatctaacacaaatgttTGTGTTAGATCTCAGGTTTTGATTATCTCAGCATCTAAAACTATGCTGCATCTTCCAAAACTTCTTGCAGTATTTAGATTAAGTATCAAGTTCAAAAACAATTTCtcaaatatttaaagcaaattaaacaGACATATAAAAGGAAGTGTTTTGATGCTGAGTATTAGTAGTGAAATTTATGtactttttttagttttaagtGTACTGGAGCACCCCTTGATACTACTAAGTTGGACCTCATGTGAGCTCTATTTGTTTTGACacaatgtggggtttttttggtcgGAGTGAATTGGGAGTGTATTTTACTTGTTTAGTAGGTAAATCTCAAAATGCAATccatgcatgcacacacactggAGAATTATTAGaacacatggaaaataaatgtgcaATTTATTCAAGATTTGAAGTCTTAAAACTTAATCCAGTGTTGTTGTCTGCAGTAGGTACCAAGTATTTTCAGTTATGaataataaaattgttttatCTTAATATGAGAGGGGAGTTTTAACTTATTTTTAGAGCTGTAGAATTATGTTAACTAAGTGGTGCAGAAGCCGAGTTTAGATGCTGAAAGTGTTGCAAGAGACGAATGTAAGAAGCCATAGCGTGTTAAAGGTTGATTTGCACAAGCAAATGTTTACATCTTTTGGAATGAAAACTGTTTGTCTGTCATCAGTTGTAAAATTAGTTGAGTAAACACTTGAAACTGTTCATTAGCTTTTTATATGTGTGAATTGCTTATTGGCAAAATGTTACAGCTGAAGCACTGGATACTTTTGGTTTTAATAAAAccattgttttttcccttttctgagcTTGTTCTTCTATAATGACTTGGAAAGTTTGATTATGCTGTTATATGCAGACTGTAGACACCAAAATTAGTAAGTCTGTAAATACTGAAGCCAGAAGTAAATCTGTTCTGGCTGTCCTTTTTGTTCATCTTAGCTACATATTGGTACTTCTCACAACCAGCAAAAGGCATGATGCAGCATAGCTTATCAGCAGTGGCTTTCTGAACTTCTTGAAAGGATATGTTAGTCAAAATAGTCAAAAGAAAAGTTCTTTTCCCTGTCTCCTGCACCATTTATCCACCAACTTGCAAGTTGAATTGGGTCAGCTCGATCTGTGGAAAACTCCTGCCTCACTCTTGCTACATTGCTGTACAATCTAATACCAAGCAGCCAGCCATGCAAAGATCTTAACCAGATTGCTTGGTGGTGTGCTAAAGAATGGGAAGCTTCAGTTTGATGAAGTAAAGGAGTGAATAAGGCAGCTCACCACCatccagagaggaggctgcttcTCCTGGCAACGTGCCCCTACCTGCTGGCAGATCCCTCCATAGGCTGAGCAGGCACCAGAGCACCAGGGTTTAAATCATCTCATGGAGGTATAAGTAAGGATCAGCAAAACAACTTCAGCGGTCATGGCAAGGTGGTACGA
Protein-coding regions in this window:
- the ARHGAP11A gene encoding rho GTPase-activating protein 11A isoform X2, which codes for MAEQRRRLVRLAVLEELRASYGIKVKSGSCLAAAKAPGAAAAEGKIFGISFHALPQSLVPEYGYIPSFLVDTCEYLEEYVHTEGLFRKSGSLVRLKALKSKLDQGENCLSAALPCDVAGLLKQFFRELPEPILPPHLQEGLCKAQQLGNEKKTATVLLSCLMADRTIAALRYFFNFLRAVSLRSNENRMDSSNLAVIFAPNLLHSNENEKMSSSTEKKIRLQAAVVETLIDHAAEIGQVPEFILEKIPSMLGVDVFQSTPSLWGHEDSENESPSECKRRRHRSVGVLSSATPVVLTPSTKRKLPTDCSQGLSSKKRRSFKHNFAFEFLPSSIFNSSSTPASVQFEASPCVCLDSSQASLSPSTMGENHVSSTGNRRSKRLASKKLYRVESGKTGCFSPKISRKEMVRRSLRLKFGLGKSNREVNIVSGSAAGNRSENIGRRLASQQGLEGRTECARRDVLFSPYVNEKFPKKGSRNVSKSEENLLTPKCHNKVVHRMSWNSPALTDSQVISKNEQILPGHSEMGASSSESVLIFGKPPVIPDEFKSATVSKEDNNLELVLCEDESNSTAETLLKVKQAFSASGSILHNLIGDKKSSLSVVASEILNESPCPSGLSSAEELLVEEISENLANVKSRELLHPFNPSSAADKHQLKKEEIDILEKRNFKTSTEVELQVPKPDKVKELPMPQVLAKEDKFTVENSSTKDDLHKSDFSGRKEEIELIHSETAEICMVKCCNLEEGTAKPSLAGQLPTSQLPKSQNEMSNQYLKAENSGKVLTKTSTVSDHGKVSDHIQWFNQLSLHDRSSASKTNPPLKFQRTPVRQSVRRINSLLEANRQSVSSHTVKSNGVGSPLVKSLSYDSALFPCTEKPSKNSMLLPRRSESTRGQVSVACKQLDLASKSCYKPLNPSDKADASLRTVGIHEQKATVHPSKSVLEDLTNHEMVKSTLQVNANVSVPGAGPGKSVIARSASGKERVRYRGSPKNPISDVKLLPTAKPVDL
- the ARHGAP11A gene encoding rho GTPase-activating protein 11A isoform X1 → MAEQRRRLVRLAVLEELRASYGIKVKSGSCLAAAKAPGAAAAEGKIFGISFHALPQSLVPEYGYIPSFLVDTCEYLEEYVHTEGLFRKSGSLVRLKALKSKLDQGENCLSAALPCDVAGLLKQFFRELPEPILPPHLQEGLCKAQQLGNEKKTATVLLSCLMADRTIAALRYFFNFLRAVSLRSNENRMDSSNLAVIFAPNLLHSNENEKMSSSTEKKIRLQAAVVETLIDHAAEIGQVPEFILEKIPSMLGVDVFQSTPSLWGHEDSENESPSECKRRRHRSVGDIVSGALNKFKSNRTPSTTPQQDSSVLSSATPVVLTPSTKRKLPTDCSQGLSSKKRRSFKHNFAFEFLPSSIFNSSSTPASVQFEASPCVCLDSSQASLSPSTMGENHVSSTGNRRSKRLASKKLYRVESGKTGCFSPKISRKEMVRRSLRLKFGLGKSNREVNIVSGSAAGNRSENIGRRLASQQGLEGRTECARRDVLFSPYVNEKFPKKGSRNVSKSEENLLTPKCHNKVVHRMSWNSPALTDSQVISKNEQILPGHSEMGASSSESVLIFGKPPVIPDEFKSATVSKEDNNLELVLCEDESNSTAETLLKVKQAFSASGSILHNLIGDKKSSLSVVASEILNESPCPSGLSSAEELLVEEISENLANVKSRELLHPFNPSSAADKHQLKKEEIDILEKRNFKTSTEVELQVPKPDKVKELPMPQVLAKEDKFTVENSSTKDDLHKSDFSGRKEEIELIHSETAEICMVKCCNLEEGTAKPSLAGQLPTSQLPKSQNEMSNQYLKAENSGKVLTKTSTVSDHGKVSDHIQWFNQLSLHDRSSASKTNPPLKFQRTPVRQSVRRINSLLEANRQSVSSHTVKSNGVGSPLVKSLSYDSALFPCTEKPSKNSMLLPRRSESTRGQVSVACKQLDLASKSCYKPLNPSDKADASLRTVGIHEQKATVHPSKSVLEDLTNHEMVKSTLQVNANVSVPGAGPGKSVIARSASGKERVRYRGSPKNPISDVKLLPTAKPVDL